The following nucleotide sequence is from Cercospora beticola chromosome 2, complete sequence.
TGGACGGCTGGCTAACCATCTGCATGCACAAAATCGCTCGCGGCCCGGCAGGCACCCACAATGCACGCTTGCACACGACTCAAGCGAGCTCTCCTTTCGTCTGTCCCTCTCTCTTCATCAAGCTCGTCTGTCTGGCTCAGGCCACCGCCAAGCCACACGCGTCGACTTGTACTCGTCCGTTCGGCTGCTCTCGGCTATCGATATCCACCAATTCGACACTCCGACCCCAGCGCTGTCTTCGGAtcgctatatacttaatcaCTCCGACTGACCGATGCGAAGGATGCCCCTTTCGtcgcccagcagcagctcttgtACGATCAGCTCCAGGACGACCCCAGCTTAGGCCGCCCGTTTTAACCACCTGAAGAGCCCCCGCTCACTCAGCTCTTCCGTACGAAGCATCAATCGGGCCACATCATTCGCACGCCTCAGCCGTCTCCTTCCCATCCACACTGGGTCACCAGGTCCTGCATAACACGAGCCTAGAACCAAGACCACACGGCAAGCTCCGGGAAACATTTTACTCGAGCACGCAGCAAGGCAGAATCTCCCGCCGTGGCTGTGTAAGTGTTTACttactaaatactcttacgCACGGCACAGTCACTTTTAGCCATGGCACCTCACGACTCCAACCCCACCAGTCCCGGGCTCAGGCCATGCAAACGCTACATCACTACGCACGATAGCACCGGCAAAAGCGTCTACCACAGCACATCCCCGGAGCTCATCTCCAAGAAATCTGGTCTTACACGATCTTACTCCGTTGCTTCCGTTCCCGCTGTCTTGGGGAATGAAGTCGACGTTGCGGCGTACAAGGCCGTCGATGGTGCCGCCAGCCATCGTGCTCCAGGCATTGTACCTCCTTCTCCCGGAGCCTATCTGGCCGTCGTAGATTTGGCCCCAGGACAATCCAGTCTCATGCACCGCACCGTGTCGATTGATTACTCCATCTGTGTCATTGGGGAGATTGACCATAAACTCGATGGAGGTGAAACAGTGAGACTGTACCCAGGAGTAGGTCGCCGCTTCCTCTTTCCCTATTGATCTGTCCATTGTCTTCTTTCGGAACCAAGCATAAAGGTAAGCGCTGATTCGCAATTTTTCTTTGGCTTGTAGGACCACATCGTGCAACGTGGGACGATGCATCAGTGGATTAATCCTACAGACAGGCCAGCGAGGTTCGTGGCCTGTGTTGTGCCATGCAAGCCGTTCGACATCGCGGGCGAGCAGTTAAAGGAACAACATCTTGCCAATGACACGAAGCCCAAGTCAAAATTGTAGATAGTCCTAAGGCGAAGTTCAGGAGATGCCATGACCGCATGATTTCTTGTGACGCGTGTCGACAAGAGGTTGAGGCGCCGAACAGCGCTCAGTACGTCTCAAAACGAACAAAAAGGTGTCCAAGTCACGTAGTATACAACTTGTTCTCATCTTCTCATCTACTAATATACACGTAACAATTCTACATGCATTCGTATCATCCTGCCAACCTCCAAGCCCTCATGGGCAACGCCTGTAACCCAAGCGCTCGCGGCTTGATGTAGCCCCAGAACGTAATGATTCCGAATAGGACACACAGAATGTTTACAATATAGTACCCGTCGCGCCCAATTTGGCATACTCCGCCTCCATCTATACAACGATGCTTTTCTGCCTCAGCCACGCAGCTGAAGGACTGTGTAATAAGCTCGCCTTTGAGTTCTCCGGGATGTTTACCAGTGGAAGGTATGCAAGTAGCTTGAGTGAAAGCATCGACGGCTTTAAGGATGAAGAAGCGAGGGAATGTCCCGCCGAGGTTGGAAACACTAGAATAGGAACTCGTTAGCAAATACTCTGGTCAGAGAGGAGAAGTGAAGTACTCACGTCGCCAATAAGGTCATGTAAGTCCCTCCAATGGCTGGATCACTGATCTTGGCATGGAAAGCTGAAATTGCCACGAACATTACCGTGGACATGAACGTTGAAAAGACGTGCTCGACAATAATGACCAGCAGATAGGAAGTTGTCATCCCGCCGGTCGGGAAAAACATGACAGTCAACTGCGCAAAGACTGCTGCAACCAGCCGCCCTACGAAGGCCCAACACCAGACACGTACGGGCTGGTATTGTTCTGACCATTTGCCGGCATAGTACCCCAGTCCCATTTCAAAGGGAAAATCGATGAGAACGACGAGAGCCAGGTCTTCTTGGCTGAACCCCTTATCGATCAATTTGAGGTTCGTGACAGCGTCGTTGGCCTGAAAGCCGATCTTGGCGATCAAGTGAATGATGATGAAGGTCTGGATGTTCTTCAACTTCATAATGCCTCCCATTGTCTTGTACACGCCCCAGACGCTCTCATTCTCTTTTGTTCGTTCTTCCGTCTTCAAGACTGCAAGGCCCAACGTGACGAGCAGATAGAACCATCCAAAGAATGTTAGGTATCCGTCCAGTGTGATCAATCCAACGTCCAGAGACTGCGAACGGAACCATTTATTCGCGAAATCGGGCGAGTTCAATGCCAGGAAAACCGTGTAGCTCAAGAATTGTCCTCCTGTCAATCCAACTGTTTGCGCCGTACTCGCGTAGCTCAAATTGGATTGCGATAGCAGTGTCAATGCCCATCCGTCCACAGCAATATCCTGTGTTGCGCACATGAACACCAGACTGAACCACCAACCCGTGAAGCCCCAAATTCCGGCCCCGCCATCTGCTCCCGCGCTTTCCATCATCTGTGTCGCAGTACTCCCCAGATACAGCATGCCGAAGCCAGAGAGCGTTTGTATAGGCAAAATCCAACTTTTTCTCCTTCCCACTCGCGCGGACCAGATGGCATCGACAATGGGTGACCAGAGCAGTTTTAAGCTGTATGGATAGGAAGCGAGAGAGTAGACTCCGATTTGGCTGTAGCTCAAGTGTGACTTGAGTAGGAAGGGTATGCTGCCACCGGCGAGACCCATTGGAATGCCTTGCAGGAAGTATAAcaggacgaggagaaggaaatTTCGACGGTCTTGCATGGgaagctcgaagaagccttTGCTCTCTCCCCCTTGTGATCCATCTGCTTTCTCATGTGGGTTATCGTCGAGGGAGAAGTTGCTCCGCCCCATCAATCGGTCGCGGGCGGACGcgctgtcgtcgtcatcgtcggcgTAGGATAGGGGTTCGAGATGGGCATTCTTGCGGCGTTCGAGGAATTGCCCGCCGTTCATGTCGGTGTTTGTGGTTTTACCGTTGAGCGAGGACGAATCGCTGGACTTATGGCGGAGAGACCCGCTGCGTGGGTTGGGTGATTTGGATTTTCGCGAGGGCATCGATGGAGAGTGAGCGTCAGAATCGGAAGAGTGATATTCGGcgtagtcgtcgtcgtcctggGAGAGGAGtctggaagatgaagctTCTGGGCGATGCTGACTGCTCAATGATTGCAATTCGTGGGACCCGGCTTCGAGAGATGATGAACGATGGTActggtgatggtggtgatgatgaatggGAACAACGGGAGCGGGCAGCGCCGAGGCAGCAGCGTTGGCGATCAAGGAAAGTGGGGGGcgttgcgatgatgatggtgtGTTGTTGGCATGGCCGTCGTCCATGGATTACTTCCAGTGCGAAGTGGCAGCAGTCGGAGTGTCCACCAGGGTCGCCTACATTTCTGGGAGACCCCTCGGTGATCTTGACACGTTTGACACGCGAATCCACTGCATGTGATGCCCGCCGAGACCGATCGACGTGAGGCTTGTTTCTACCACTCTACAACATGTACTTGCGTTTTCGAAACGAGTTCACGCTCTCATTGCATACTACAGGAACTTCCACGCCTTGCAACACGCCCATTGTCGTCGGGTTGCAGCACGACTTCGAGAAACACGATATGGAGCTTGGTCCCTGCAATCTCTTAGCGCCCGCCATTCCCgtcctgccgctgccgccgactgctcctgctcctccgaCTCCAGTTGGTCTGACACCTGCTTTCTATCACCAACAAACAACTCCCGTAAAAGCAATGGCCACGAAAAGCACCAAGCCTGGCTTGAAATGGTCCGGCCAGGAAATGCACGCACAGCAGGATTCGCCTCTGTTCAAGCTGCCAGCCGAGCTTCGCGAGGTCATCTACGCCGATGTTCTCACCAACGGCGTATCGGTGCATGAGGCTTACTGGGCTTGACTCCATCGCGTCCATACGTTGTCGCAAAGAGACTTCGCCCCAGAAACCCACTCCGAGCAAGTCTTGGTCCGCCCGTCACTCGCCGGCGCCTTGATAGGTGCACTCCAATGTGGAGCCTCCAAAACACCATCTTTCCTTTCGAGCTTGTTCAGTCTCTCCTTTGCCTTTTCCACTCTCGCCATCAGATCCTTATTAAACCTCTTCAGCGCCCGATCTTCTGATTCATACCACTTCCTTTTCACCAAATCATCCGCCGCTCCAACCTCAAGCTTCGTGTACTCCGTATGAAACAGCCAATTCGCAGCAAGTCCTTGCGTGGCAAGCAATGCCGCGTCCTCCGAGAATCGCTTACAGACTTCATATGTCATCAGAAACACCAGATCATGAAATGGATCTAGCTGAAACGCGTGTAAGAACGTCTCACCCGGTGCCAGAAGTTTATTGTAGTCCAGTCCAAGATCGATCAGCGTGTCCCAATCTCTCGTCCCAATAGCAGTTTTCCCGTCATGCCCAGACCTCTGAACAGACCATAAAGACAGCAGATAGTTGTACAGAGCAGCCGTGTAAAGATCCAGCAAAGGCATGTCGTAGTCTGGTTCGATCGCACGTTCGGCTATACCTAGCAAGGCATAGACATTATCGTGCATCACACCACATTGCTGAACTGAGAAGAACGCCACAGCTTCATGGAATTTCAACAAATTTCCTTTTTGTAGGTCGTTTCCCGCACTATCCTTCCAATGCCAGAGTTGCTTGCACATGATCGAGTTCTCTGCGCTGTTGGGTAGATGCTCATAAGTAAAGAGTCCCGCTTTCCGCATTGTGGTGAGTTGGTGTGGGCGGAGCGGTCGACCGGTCGGAGGATCTAGTTCAATGGATGGGATATCGACATCTCGAATGCGTAAAGACATAATGTCTTTCCAGTGGAACGTGAGACTAATCCAGCGAATGGTAAGATTTggagcgagaagaagttcCTGAACGATCCAGAGGCGTGACCAGTAAGAGCTCGAAGCGGCGAGCTGCCATGCCATTTGTTGCAAGCTGTCGAGCAGATGTCGTTCTTCTGGAGCAAGGTCTTGACCCGATTGTTGCTTTTCCTTCTCAAGAAGCTGATATCTATGCGAACAGATCAAAGTCATCAGCAAAACTTCGAACTCAGCAAAAGATCGAAAAGTCAGAACTACTCACTCCCTCACATGCGCCTGAATATCACCCTGCTTCATAACCTTCGGATCATCCGTATCCTCAAAATAGATCCAAGCAatcacctcctccgcaaTCCGATAAATCTGTCCCATATACGTAACCTGAACAGAACGTTCCGGAATATCATCCTGATTAATACAAATCGCATCGACAAAAAACCAATCGCGTCGATTCTCGCTGGCCATTTGGACCAAGAAATCGTAGAGATTCTGCCGGACGAGGAATTCATGTCCGTTTAATGTGATGGCTTTGTTGGCTGCTGCGCGACCCCAGCAGTAGGATAGAGCAATCATGGGAGGATGTTCATGTTGGCGGTCTGGTAGGAGGGAGAAAGTGCCGAGTTCCCAGGCGAGAGAGCGTTTACCTCCTACGAAGCGGAGGAGTCGGTGTTCTTGTTTGGAGGAGTCGAGAGGAGAGTAGATTTGAGAGGAAATTTGGTAGTTAGCTGAAGGCTCCATTGTGGCGAGTCTCaatgcgaagaggaagataaTGAAAGGGAACGTTGTGGTCAACGATATGAGAGAAAGTCGAGAGATCCTTCAACCGAAGGATGCTGAAGCTGAACTTGAACTTCTTTGCCGAAGCGAAGCTATACTCTTTACAGCCTCTTGCAGGTGCTCAGCCGCACACCAGTACGATGACGAGCAGTTCGTCTGTTCTCGTCAGGTCTACCATGTCAACACTGGCTTGATCGTCTTGCCAGAATGCATGTTCTTTCAACAACCATGTTAGCTCAGAGACAAGTCGACTTCGTGATCGGGCAGAAGTCCAAGGAGAGAAAACAACTTACATGTAACGCGGTCTTGAAATCCTCAGCGGGATAGAACTCCACCATCTTATCCACTGGCAATTTCCCCTCGCGATAATGCTTGATCAACTGCGGGATGAACTCTCCAGGAACGCTGTCTCCTTCGACACAACCGAGCATTTTAATTCCTCGGAAGATCACGCTCACGGGATCGACAGGCATCCGGTACTTGGGATCTATGGGTCCGGCGACTTGAACGAACGTCCCTTTGATGTCAACAGCATCGAACGCGGCTTCAATGAGAAGTGGTACTCCCGTGGTTTCGACCACAACTGACGCGCCTCGACCACCACATGCCTCTTTCAACGCGGCTGCAAGATCGGTAACATCTGTCGTGTTGAAACCATGTGTGGCGCCGAAAACTTCCTTGGCCAGATCGATTCGCGATTGTACTTTGTCGACGGCAACGATGGTTCTGCAACCAGAGATATGCGCGCCCTGAGTGCAGAATTAGCATGCATTACTGTCATTCGAAATTAATGCAAGTACGTACCATAACCGCGCTCAGCCCGACACCGCCGAGACCAGTGACTAGCACTATATCGTCTGGGCTCGCCTTGGCAAGATTAGTTATTGCTCCCACGCCCGTCTGGATACCACATCCCAGCGGCGCAAACAGTTTCAGCTCCTCCTCGTTCTGGATGAGATCGTTGGCAGGCAGAACTGTGGTCTCTTTCACAACGCTTAGTTTCGCGAAACTGGACTGTCCAAAGAACTTGCCGCCTACGCCGCCTTTCGATGCATCGGCGCCACTAGCCTGAAAAACGTCGGACTCGCCAAAGAGGTTCAAAGGAGCAAAAACATCACAGTAGGCAGGACGTTGCGCTCGGCAATTAGGGCACAGCGTGCAGGAGTCGAATGACAGTAGTACAGCATCACCAGGTTTGACCGGTTTCTTAACGCCTGGGCCTACTGCTCGCACGTAACCGGCTCCCTCGTGTCCGGGTACAATAGGGAATGTCTGGCCCTTTTCGGGAACGGTAAGGGCAAGATCTGTGTGACAGATCCCACTTGCTACCATTTCGACCAGGATTTCGCCTTCTTTGAGCGTGGACGGGACCTGAATATCTTGTATTGCCCAGTTCTCGCCGGCACGTTGTCCGTCTTGAGGTTCTGAGGCCACGATGGCACGGGATGATGTGAGTAAGTCATTCTGCTGTCGTTGCCGTGTCAGCTTTCCACGTGCTTTAGATGAGAAGCGTGAGGTGATTCGATTGAAGTGCTTCACGCTGGTTCGGAATAGCCTTCGCATGAGACGTACATTTTCAGTGGGCAAGTCGCTGGTCCGTGAGGGCCTTGGATATGCCATGTTGACTTTTGTTCGTAGTGTATGAAGTCAGTTATAAGCACAATCGTAGATCGAGATGATTGTAAGATGTTGACAGTATGGTATAGTGGCAGCTTATGGCACTTTGCCAGAGCTCACTGTGAACATTATGGGCCAATGCCCGGCCACATGGGCAGCGAGTCAATCCTAAAATTGCCGGCGGCATTGTAGAGCAACAAGCTGCATAGGAATGGTAAATCCGGTAGAAGCCAATGGCTCGTGACGGATATTGTCGTTAGTTGTGGGGCTGACGACATGCGTACCGAGGTTAGATTGCATAATTGTTATGGGTTTTCAGTGATCTCTGTTATGCATATGCATGATGCTCAGGAGAAGATGTAAGGATCCCTTGTCGGCCTCACGAATGGGCGTCTCTAAATGGGAACCGCAGGCCATGTACTACCCAGATGGAGATGGCAATGCTTCAGCAGGGCAGGACGCGTAAACAAAGCTGATGTCTTGAAGAGTCTTTCTGCTCGTGTCTCAGCACTCTGGACGCATCGGTGTCGACAATATATCTCGCATCGCTGCGCCAGTGGGAGGCGTTGTCCTCGCGAGATGGATCTGCTCACGGTGCCATCGCTAAGTCGTGCTTGCGGTCTTCGCTCAAGCAGTGATCAAAGGCTGTGCAGAGCATTTACCCTTGTGCTGGGTCTGCGGGCATTCGGATGAAGTGACTTGCGCGGGGAGACGAGTCGCTCATTCGGTGTCAAGATGGTTGTTTTGACGATGTCGTCAACAAAGGAAAGTGATATCCTGGCAATGGAGACGCGCCAAGCCGACTATACACGTAGACGTAGACTAGTCACATGTCCTCGCGTCACTGCCACACTCTCTTTGCTCCAGCATGTTTTACTTTTACATATTCTCTATCATTTCTATCGCTTTGCTCATTGCTCTTCCTCAATCGGGACGCCACCACCGGCCCAATTTGTCAACGTCGCCTTCAGCAGGTGGGCAGACCAAGCTTTCTGCATATTCGACGTAGGTCTTCTTTTGCTGCACGCTTTCGGGAACCCAGTCGAAGTCAGCAATGTACAAGGGCAAAACTTGTTCCTTGGGTAGGACATATTCCTGTCCGTTGTTTGCAACGTGACTGTGAGCATCAGGGAACAAGTTCAGCTTCTCACGGAAACCATCTGCCAAGGTAACTCGAGCAGCACGACCCAAAATGACAGCACATATCACTACCCTCTTTCGGATCTTTCCAGGTGCACGTTCTGCGGGATCGAGGAATAAgaggtcttcttcgtcccagTTCGAGTACGTGTTTGCGAGATGCACCTCAGTTGTCACATAGATTCCAGGTCCATATGTGCTTCCCAATCTCTTTGGGATCGCGAGTCCGGTCATGGGGTTGGTGTCTCCGGGACCCAAAAGACCCCACTTGGCGATGCTATCGAGGATTGCGCTGTTGGTGCCGTGGAACGCATGTCGTGGCGTCAACATGTAGTCAATCATGCGGGCTTTCGACTTGAGCCTCAGATTGGTAGGGACACTCAACGCCAATGTAGCGATCGGCAGGTCATCTAGCTCTTCCCGCATAGAGGCAATGCGCTGCTGAAGTCGCTCCTGAAGCTTGTGAGCCCGAATGCTTGTCGCTTTGAGGAACTTCCAGCCGTATTGCTTCAGATTGGCAGCTCGGCAGATGTCCCTCGGACTGGCGACGGACTTCAACATCCTCGCTGATAATGAGCTCCTACGTGCCTGCACGTACTTGTG
It contains:
- a CDS encoding uncharacterized protein (BUSCO:EOG092624UF) — protein: MDDGHANNTPSSSQRPPLSLIANAAASALPAPVVPIHHHHHHQYHRSSSLEAGSHELQSLSSQHRPEASSSRLLSQDDDDYAEYHSSDSDAHSPSMPSRKSKSPNPRSGSLRHKSSDSSSLNGKTTNTDMNGGQFLERRKNAHLEPLSYADDDDDSASARDRLMGRSNFSLDDNPHEKADGSQGGESKGFFELPMQDRRNFLLLVLLYFLQGIPMGLAGGSIPFLLKSHLSYSQIGVYSLASYPYSLKLLWSPIVDAIWSARVGRRKSWILPIQTLSGFGMLYLGSTATQMMESAGADGGAGIWGFTGWWFSLVFMCATQDIAVDGWALTLLSQSNLSYASTAQTVGLTGGQFLSYTVFLALNSPDFANKWFRSQSLDVGLITLDGYLTFFGWFYLLVTLGLAVLKTEERTKENESVWGVYKTMGGIMKLKNIQTFIIIHLIAKIGFQANDAVTNLKLIDKGFSQEDLALVVLIDFPFEMGLGYYAGKWSEQYQPVRVWCWAFVGRLVAAVFAQLTVMFFPTGGMTTSYLLVIIVEHVFSTFMSTVMFVAISAFHAKISDPAIGGTYMTLLATVSNLGGTFPRFFILKAVDAFTQATCIPSTGKHPGELKGELITQSFSCVAEAEKHRCIDGGGVCQIGRDGYYIVNILCVLFGIITFWGYIKPRALGLQALPMRAWRLAG